Proteins from one Methanobacterium sp. genomic window:
- a CDS encoding cysteine hydrolase family protein — MKTALLIVDVQNDYFPGGKNELVGSIEASLRIKVIIEKFRRKNLEIIYIQHISKSPASTFFLPNTEGIAIHNNVKPNREDKIFIKHYPNSFRDTGLDEYCKNKGIDTLVIVGMMSHMCIDTTVRAGYDLGYKIVVLKDCCATKDLKMGERVVKAEEVQIAYMAAIEGTFGEVKTVEEYIRGEI; from the coding sequence ATGAAAACAGCATTATTGATCGTTGATGTCCAAAACGATTACTTCCCAGGCGGAAAGAATGAACTTGTTGGAAGTATAGAAGCAAGCCTTAGAATAAAAGTGATAATAGAAAAATTTAGACGAAAGAATCTAGAGATTATTTATATTCAGCATATATCTAAAAGTCCTGCATCTACCTTCTTTCTTCCTAATACAGAAGGAATAGCGATACATAACAATGTGAAACCAAATAGAGAAGATAAAATATTCATAAAACATTACCCTAACAGCTTTAGGGATACTGGATTAGATGAGTATTGTAAGAATAAGGGTATAGATACCTTAGTAATCGTCGGGATGATGAGTCATATGTGTATAGATACGACAGTACGTGCAGGATATGACTTGGGATATAAGATAGTAGTTTTAAAAGATTGTTGCGCAACAAAAGATTTAAAAATGGGAGAAAGGGTAGTTAAAGCAGAAGAAGTACAGATAGCGTATATGGCAGCAATAGAGGGGACATTCGGAGAAGTAAAAACAGTAGAAGAGTATATAAGGGGAGAAATCTAA